In Flammeovirgaceae bacterium 311, one DNA window encodes the following:
- a CDS encoding alpha-1,4-glucan:alpha-1,4-glucan 6-glycosyltransferase (COG0296 1,4-alpha-glucan branching enzyme): MASKDPSNTSNQTPKKAATPRKRKVADQQEEQLQQNDPSQLPVGKSKAATSRKRQPKVVQEPQIQLSDAVQQDPETVQQPQNIEEEDSWSLLSDFDIHLFREGRHFSLYKKLGSHIRSWQGQQGVVFAVWAPNAQQVSLIGNFNGWDRQSHQMYPRMDGSGIWELFVPGLGHGEVYKYFIRSNNGYEVEKADPFAFSTEVPPQTASVVWDLDFKWTDDSYKSERLNKAGTIQPMSVYEMHLGSWRRVWEEDNRSLTYREMAKQLVDYLKETGFTHVEFMPVMEHPFGGSWGYQVTGFYAPTSRFGAPQDFMYLVNELHRAGIGVILDWVPSHYPGDLHGLFYFDGTHLFEHADPRKGYHPDWNSYIFNYGRNEVKAFLISSALFWLDKYHADGIRVDAVASMLYLDYSRKQGEWIPNDFGGNENLEAIQFLKEMNEAIYGMFPDAISIAEESTAWPAVSKPTYAGGLGFGQKWMMGWMHDTLQYFSREPQYRTYHQNEITFSLNYAFSENFMLPLSHDEVVYGKGAIIQKMPGDEWQKFANLRLLYAYMWSHPGTKLLFMGSEFGQTSEWNHDGSLEWHLLQYGYHQGVLQMMGRLNAVYKSEPALYELAFEQDGFEWVDYNDYQNSVISYMRKDSKGNIVLVVCNFTPVVRENYGLGVPQKGTFTEIFNTDAQEWGGSGVINSQPIETSPIKSHGRDYSVSVTLPPLGVTYLKFQQDSGGTGAKKGGRPKKVKDQPSPFEMGAPSDPEASAES, from the coding sequence ATGGCAAGCAAAGATCCTTCTAATACATCTAATCAAACTCCTAAAAAAGCAGCTACTCCGCGTAAGCGGAAAGTAGCAGACCAGCAGGAAGAGCAGCTTCAGCAAAATGATCCTTCTCAGCTGCCTGTTGGCAAATCTAAGGCGGCTACTTCCCGTAAACGTCAGCCAAAAGTAGTTCAGGAGCCGCAAATACAGCTATCTGATGCTGTACAGCAGGACCCGGAAACTGTGCAGCAGCCTCAGAACATAGAGGAAGAAGACAGCTGGAGCCTGCTTTCTGATTTCGATATTCACCTGTTTAGAGAAGGCCGCCATTTTTCCCTGTACAAAAAGCTGGGTTCGCATATTCGCTCCTGGCAGGGACAACAGGGTGTTGTATTCGCTGTATGGGCACCCAATGCGCAGCAGGTATCCCTTATTGGTAACTTCAATGGCTGGGACCGGCAGTCGCACCAGATGTACCCCAGAATGGATGGCAGTGGTATCTGGGAGCTATTTGTTCCCGGACTTGGTCATGGAGAAGTTTACAAATATTTTATCCGTTCCAACAATGGCTATGAAGTTGAAAAAGCAGACCCTTTTGCTTTTTCAACAGAGGTACCCCCTCAGACCGCTTCCGTTGTATGGGACCTTGACTTTAAGTGGACTGATGATTCCTATAAAAGTGAGCGCCTGAATAAAGCAGGTACAATACAGCCTATGTCGGTGTACGAGATGCACCTGGGCTCCTGGCGGCGTGTATGGGAAGAAGATAACCGCTCGCTTACCTACAGAGAAATGGCAAAGCAACTGGTTGATTACCTGAAAGAAACTGGTTTTACCCATGTTGAATTTATGCCGGTAATGGAGCACCCTTTTGGCGGTTCCTGGGGGTATCAGGTTACAGGTTTTTATGCGCCAACCAGCCGCTTTGGGGCGCCACAGGATTTTATGTACCTGGTAAACGAGCTGCACCGGGCAGGTATTGGAGTAATTCTGGACTGGGTTCCTTCACATTACCCGGGCGATTTACACGGGCTGTTCTACTTCGATGGTACCCATCTTTTTGAGCATGCCGATCCCCGTAAAGGCTATCACCCCGATTGGAACAGCTATATCTTTAACTATGGCAGAAATGAAGTAAAGGCGTTCCTGATCAGCAGTGCCTTATTCTGGTTGGATAAGTACCATGCAGATGGTATACGGGTAGATGCCGTTGCTTCCATGCTGTACCTCGATTACAGCCGCAAGCAAGGGGAGTGGATTCCTAATGACTTCGGAGGTAACGAAAACCTGGAAGCTATACAGTTCCTGAAGGAGATGAATGAAGCTATCTATGGTATGTTTCCCGATGCGATCAGCATAGCAGAAGAAAGCACTGCCTGGCCTGCAGTTTCCAAGCCTACCTATGCCGGCGGCCTGGGCTTTGGTCAGAAGTGGATGATGGGCTGGATGCACGATACCCTGCAGTATTTCTCAAGAGAGCCGCAGTATCGAACCTATCACCAGAATGAGATTACCTTTAGCCTTAATTATGCCTTTAGCGAGAATTTTATGCTGCCGCTTTCGCACGATGAGGTAGTGTATGGCAAAGGTGCTATTATACAGAAAATGCCGGGAGATGAATGGCAAAAATTTGCCAACCTCAGGCTGCTGTACGCTTATATGTGGTCACACCCGGGCACAAAATTACTGTTCATGGGCAGCGAATTTGGTCAAACCTCAGAGTGGAATCACGATGGCAGCCTGGAATGGCACCTTCTGCAATACGGCTATCATCAGGGTGTGCTGCAAATGATGGGAAGGCTGAATGCTGTCTACAAATCAGAACCTGCACTTTATGAGCTGGCTTTTGAGCAGGATGGATTTGAGTGGGTTGATTATAATGATTATCAGAACTCTGTGATCAGCTACATGCGCAAAGACAGCAAAGGCAATATAGTGCTGGTAGTTTGCAACTTTACACCAGTTGTGCGGGAAAATTATGGATTGGGCGTTCCTCAAAAAGGTACCTTTACCGAAATCTTTAATACCGATGCGCAGGAATGGGGTGGTAGTGGCGTGATCAATTCACAGCCTATTGAAACCTCTCCAATCAAGAGCCACGGCCGTGATTATAGTGTATCTGTAACGCTGCCGCCACTGGGTGTAACTTACCTGAAGTTTCAGCAGGACTCTGGCGGTACAGGAGCTAAGAAAGGCGGAAGACCTAAGAAAGTTAAGGATCAGCCATCACCTTTTGAAATGGGAGCGCCATCAGATCCGGAAGCGTCTGCCGAAAGTTAA
- a CDS encoding fructose-bisphosphate aldolase (COG0191 Fructose/tagatose bisphosphate aldolase), whose amino-acid sequence MSRFKPGVLWGSALKELFDTANAEGWALPAVNVIGTHSANGVLETAREMNSPVIIQFSNGGAQFFAGKGLPNGKQEASIAGAVAGAYHVHLMAEAYGVPVVLHTDHAAKKLLPWIDGMLDAGEKYFEKNGRPLFSSHMLDLSEEPLHENLEISKKYFERMNKLGMHIEIELGITGGEEDGVDNSEVDNSLLYTQPEEVAQSYDTLGEVGENFLIAAAFGNVHGVYKPGNVKLMPKILHNSQEYIRKNRSVNGKNNPVNFVFHGGSGSEPAQIAEAIGYGAVKMNLDTDLQWAFWEGIFKYYQKNEGYLQSQLGNPEGPDSPNKKYYDPRQWIREGEKSLITRLKKSFEELNCVGRNQG is encoded by the coding sequence ATGTCTAGATTCAAACCCGGTGTATTATGGGGCTCTGCCCTGAAGGAGTTATTCGATACAGCCAATGCAGAGGGATGGGCCCTGCCGGCGGTAAACGTTATTGGCACCCACAGTGCTAATGGTGTTCTGGAAACCGCCCGTGAAATGAATTCTCCGGTAATTATTCAATTCTCTAACGGAGGTGCTCAGTTCTTTGCTGGCAAAGGATTACCAAACGGTAAGCAGGAAGCATCCATTGCGGGTGCAGTTGCTGGTGCCTATCATGTACACCTGATGGCAGAAGCCTATGGTGTACCGGTTGTACTTCATACCGACCACGCCGCTAAAAAACTTCTGCCCTGGATAGACGGCATGCTGGATGCCGGTGAAAAATATTTTGAAAAGAATGGCAGACCGCTTTTCAGCAGCCACATGCTTGATTTGAGCGAAGAGCCACTGCATGAAAACCTGGAGATATCAAAGAAGTACTTTGAGCGCATGAACAAGCTGGGCATGCATATTGAAATTGAACTTGGTATTACCGGTGGTGAAGAAGACGGTGTTGACAACTCAGAGGTTGATAACAGCCTGCTGTACACCCAGCCCGAAGAAGTAGCCCAATCTTACGACACCCTTGGCGAGGTAGGCGAAAACTTCCTGATTGCAGCTGCTTTTGGCAATGTGCATGGTGTTTACAAGCCAGGTAATGTAAAGCTGATGCCTAAGATTCTGCATAACTCCCAGGAGTACATCCGCAAAAACAGGAGCGTTAACGGCAAAAACAATCCGGTTAACTTTGTATTCCATGGTGGTTCAGGCTCTGAGCCTGCACAAATTGCAGAGGCCATTGGCTATGGTGCGGTAAAAATGAACCTGGATACTGACCTGCAGTGGGCTTTCTGGGAAGGCATTTTCAAATACTACCAGAAGAACGAAGGCTACCTGCAAAGCCAGCTGGGCAACCCTGAGGGACCTGACTCACCTAATAAAAAGTATTACGATCCACGTCAGTGGATACGTGAAGGTGAAAAATCATTAATCACCAGGCTTAAAAAATCGTTTGAAGAGCTGAACTGCGTAGGCCGTAACCAGGGCTGA
- a CDS encoding metallophosphoesterase (COG1409 Predicted phosphohydrolases) — protein MLEVNLLRFLVLVILLAGCDNPFEYHPNEIILDESEKNLTQKHLQRLGSKNAGDTIRLLLMGDTQRFYDHTKDFYASASKQQNIDFMLHCGDISDFGMAQEFKWVHGILERLPFPYLTVVGNHDLLANGRKVYKQMFGPLNYHFDFAGVRFILIDANSREYQYNGKVPDIGWLKTALAPETVEQAVVISHIPPFDADFDPALEMAYVQALEDSKKVRLSLHGHQHRSSIRQPYGENLSVVVTNSMKGRSYYIVMIWKEGHDVQEVVY, from the coding sequence ATGTTAGAGGTAAACCTATTAAGGTTTCTGGTGCTGGTAATTTTATTAGCCGGATGCGATAACCCATTTGAATATCATCCTAATGAGATAATATTAGATGAGTCGGAAAAAAACCTTACCCAAAAACACCTCCAGCGTTTAGGATCAAAGAATGCAGGAGATACTATCAGGCTACTGCTGATGGGTGATACTCAGCGCTTTTACGACCATACCAAAGATTTTTATGCCAGTGCCAGCAAGCAGCAAAACATAGATTTTATGCTCCACTGCGGAGATATTTCTGACTTTGGCATGGCACAGGAGTTTAAGTGGGTGCATGGGATTCTTGAAAGGCTCCCTTTTCCCTACCTGACAGTAGTTGGCAATCATGATTTGCTGGCCAATGGCAGAAAGGTGTATAAGCAAATGTTCGGCCCACTCAATTACCACTTTGATTTTGCAGGTGTACGCTTCATTCTGATCGATGCCAATTCAAGAGAATACCAGTATAACGGAAAGGTACCTGATATAGGCTGGCTAAAAACAGCACTGGCACCAGAAACAGTAGAGCAGGCAGTAGTGATCAGCCACATCCCTCCTTTCGATGCCGATTTTGATCCAGCTCTGGAAATGGCTTATGTTCAGGCACTTGAAGACAGCAAAAAAGTAAGGCTAAGCCTGCACGGCCATCAGCACAGAAGCAGTATAAGGCAGCCTTATGGGGAAAATTTATCCGTTGTTGTTACCAATAGCATGAAAGGCAGAAGCTATTACATCGTAATGATCTGGAAGGAGGGCCACGATGTACAGGAAGTTGTTTATTAA